Proteins encoded in a region of the Nitrospirota bacterium genome:
- a CDS encoding FG-GAP repeat protein translates to MKKSKIKTLLHGQWRWGARSLLIFWLSLTGVSLSAHASLIGSGVQIDNLTGADDNASISFDGANYLAVWQTSTGASFSSDIYAGVFTPGGTTVIPPFPVNAGTNDQNYPAVSSYASNQFLIVYQTFNGTDFDISGAFVSYSTTSTPNTTVGTPFLIAGGAGNQQYPSVAYDGSTGFYVTYVDIGTAVKAVSVSKSGVAGAPVTLGTVTSSTPPSVLPQISFSNSTIAQYLVAWEDFGADPSGNIYANTITTTGTAGAGLGMAVTASTPERHPSVAFDGTNFLVVYDKGSPGSRDVFGQLVTPALALSGASFPVSSAVNDQLTPKLTFSAGANLYFASWQDYRNSTTNADIYGARISKAGAVNETGGLAIMTNTTFQKQNPVTGNDGSNFFTVWTDFRNPPTGSDIWGQNADGPPPAISTVAPTTNLTAGTLMTVSGNYFGDLPAGSRSTSTDYLSISGVKVPDSNVSQWANTSVFFTLPVNSTSGPLQVVSGTLGSNTVSLAVQDFTLASTPASQTAGVGSNASFTLTLTSVNSFASPITLSVTGLPSGAGGAFSANPVTPTTSGASSILTVSVSLSAAPGTYALQVTGIGGGETHAIPVTLNIASLPVVQTSPTTGITQTGATLNGTVNPNGQATTAWFDYGITTAYGSSTPAFSLTSGSPQTSLSTTISGLTLGTTYHFRLTAKNSLGTVYGGDYSFITLANPPVVVTGIPSNRTTTSVTLNGTANPNGVPGSAWFEYGLTLTYGNATNIIPISGNFDNFVSVNLMGLSSYSIYHFRIVASNNGGTSQGLDQTFNTYTIPFYGQPDIELLTSPVTMFNGVNSSDFAGTAVANGGDISGDGIKDLIICADHVTAPANSAYPSGRTNAGACYIFFGRLAGWPSPTTLDQADLTIYGANANDLMGHSVSISGDLNGDGFADIVIGAPSASPVLKTTTRIQAGQVYVINGRANFYKDYPAGIIDLYSEAPNVTISGANPYDNIGDAVTTAGDINGDFFPDLVISAPKIGSTGVNQSGQIYIIFGKGTLPGLIDLSTTTGGADVIIGGFQTSGLSSAISISGDVNGDGMNDLIAGVQGYTPFSKTGSARVQAGGAFLFYGRKIWPSAATPMNIQNADLTFNGINTGDQAGSSVTLGDLNKDGKADIIIGARMASPYAKANSGSTYIVLGQAAYTNPVIELNSANATINGAGSNDQSGRVLSSSDLNGDGYIDLLIGAPSASPGGRTNAGSVYVILGKAVFPSVINLATTFDTVINGAYSGDFSGVAIDASGDINGDLLTDIVIGANNASPALKAYPFVNKFAGQAYLIFGNNQYDVTPPSVPAGLSVALTSDSQIGLTWTASTDNVAVAGYEIYRNGAKVATVGGVIFTDSGLQPDTKYTYQVLAFDLAGNKSALSSPLMASTLADTVPPTSPTNLTAVSVSPSQINLSWSPGSDDIGVAGYQVWRSINGTTYIQIANVSGTTFFSTGLSPSTINYYYIKTYDAAGNVSLPSNVASAVTLADTIPPTTPTGLHAVTISASEIDLWWYPSADDVGVAGYQIWRSTDNVTFTQISAVTSTIFADLGLTTVQKYFYYVKAYDISGNISTASNTAYAVNDITPPTAPATVTGSVISPGEINLSWAAATDNTGSIFQYYIYSSTNNVTFTLAGVVGGNILTFSHTGLLANTSYYYEVKATDLAENVSPASPTAGPYTTFTDIAPPTNPAGLTGVDGVTSVSLTWTASTDNSGTVASYQIWRAVGASTCANPPVAPFAQAGSSTVNSYVDNALSPATTYSYCVLAVDLSNNRSGPSNSLTTATLADTVAPSIPSNLKATAVSETQVNLSWAPSIDNVAVTGYQITRTPGPVVLTSLTTSYSDSGLFPWTAYTYTIKAYDSSGNFSLPSASVLATTLDMTKPVWPTTTGFLATTVSGANGASQIGLSWPQAADNAVVAGYTIWQSTNNISFAQVGSQLGAANTSFLNTGLQPNITYYFYIIAFDGAGNNSLPSPAFSATTTPDTATPTIPTTLVVTSISDSKLGLSWTASTDNVSVAGYQIFRTTLSTCVIGTSCWINIGTTPVNSWIDSFNLVASTPYYYYLVAYDPSGNLSGPSVIASGTTLADTTPPTVPRGIVAIVASNQTQVNLIWIPSIDNSGTVASYSVYRNGIPAGTALSNSFSDIGLQANQTYIYTLSAKDSSGIVSALSAPVTAVTDVYPPTIPCSDLAAPCSPVGAPFAIAVTVSEIDVSWAASKDLDLSSGGGAGSGIAGYKVYRSDLINPIGITTASSTIFADKGLVPKTTYNYRVSAFDRAGNESAQSAVIVISTPPDTTPPSVPAGLIAALAAPYQISLNWVPSSDNDRVAGYKIYRNGALYMFTTATSFADAGLSPGTTFTYTISAYDRSGNESAQSSSVSATTGP, encoded by the coding sequence TTCACTCCCGGCGGAACAACGGTCATTCCTCCATTTCCTGTCAATGCGGGTACGAATGACCAAAACTACCCTGCAGTTTCAAGCTATGCTTCAAACCAGTTTTTAATCGTCTATCAAACGTTTAACGGAACCGATTTTGATATTTCCGGGGCCTTTGTCTCCTACAGTACCACCTCAACGCCCAATACGACCGTCGGCACTCCATTTCTGATTGCCGGGGGAGCGGGGAACCAGCAATACCCTTCCGTGGCCTATGACGGCTCTACCGGCTTTTATGTGACCTATGTCGATATTGGGACGGCGGTCAAAGCGGTCTCCGTTTCAAAATCGGGCGTGGCGGGAGCCCCGGTTACGTTAGGCACGGTGACTTCATCCACTCCTCCTTCTGTTCTTCCGCAAATCAGCTTTAGCAACTCAACGATAGCCCAATATCTGGTCGCCTGGGAAGATTTTGGGGCAGACCCGTCGGGAAACATTTACGCCAATACGATTACCACTACCGGGACGGCCGGGGCTGGGTTAGGGATGGCCGTGACCGCGTCAACGCCTGAACGGCATCCTTCCGTTGCCTTTGACGGAACCAATTTTCTGGTGGTCTATGACAAAGGGAGTCCGGGAAGCAGAGATGTTTTCGGTCAACTGGTGACTCCTGCTCTTGCCCTGTCCGGAGCCTCTTTCCCTGTTTCATCCGCTGTCAACGATCAATTGACCCCAAAACTGACGTTCAGCGCGGGGGCCAATCTTTATTTCGCATCCTGGCAGGATTACCGCAACAGCACGACCAACGCAGATATCTACGGAGCGAGAATTTCAAAAGCGGGAGCCGTCAATGAAACGGGCGGTCTTGCCATCATGACCAACACCACCTTTCAAAAACAAAACCCTGTGACAGGGAATGACGGATCGAATTTTTTTACCGTCTGGACTGATTTTAGAAACCCTCCGACGGGCAGTGATATCTGGGGACAAAATGCGGACGGCCCTCCACCGGCCATAAGCACGGTCGCGCCGACCACTAATTTAACGGCCGGAACTTTAATGACCGTTTCCGGAAACTATTTTGGAGATCTTCCCGCCGGGTCAAGATCCACGTCAACCGATTATCTCTCCATCAGCGGAGTCAAAGTTCCCGATTCCAACGTTTCCCAGTGGGCTAATACCTCGGTTTTCTTTACGCTCCCCGTAAACAGCACTTCAGGACCTCTCCAGGTCGTCTCCGGAACCCTGGGAAGCAATACGGTGAGTCTTGCTGTCCAGGATTTCACCCTTGCCTCGACTCCCGCGTCTCAAACGGCCGGGGTGGGAAGCAACGCCAGCTTTACCCTGACCTTAACCAGTGTCAATAGTTTTGCTTCTCCCATAACGCTCAGTGTCACCGGTTTGCCCTCGGGGGCAGGGGGGGCCTTTAGCGCCAATCCGGTGACTCCGACAACATCGGGGGCCTCTTCAATCCTGACCGTATCGGTTTCGCTCTCCGCGGCGCCGGGGACTTACGCCCTGCAGGTCACAGGAATCGGAGGAGGGGAGACCCATGCCATTCCGGTAACCCTGAACATCGCTTCTCTCCCGGTGGTGCAGACTTCTCCAACAACGGGAATCACCCAAACCGGCGCCACGTTAAATGGAACCGTGAACCCCAATGGACAGGCCACAACAGCCTGGTTTGATTACGGGATTACCACGGCATATGGAAGTTCCACCCCGGCTTTTTCCCTGACTTCGGGTTCGCCCCAGACCTCTTTATCCACGACAATCTCAGGGCTGACTTTGGGAACAACCTATCATTTTCGCCTGACCGCGAAAAACAGTCTGGGAACCGTTTATGGAGGGGATTATTCATTCATCACTCTGGCTAATCCACCTGTGGTCGTAACCGGAATCCCTTCAAACAGAACAACGACAAGTGTGACCCTGAATGGAACCGCAAATCCCAATGGAGTCCCCGGCAGCGCCTGGTTTGAGTATGGCCTTACCCTGACTTATGGGAATGCAACGAACATTATTCCCATTTCAGGGAATTTTGATAACTTTGTGTCAGTTAACCTTATGGGTCTCTCTTCCTATTCGATATACCATTTCAGGATTGTCGCTTCCAACAATGGCGGAACTTCGCAAGGTTTGGATCAGACCTTTAACACGTATACGATTCCTTTTTACGGCCAGCCCGATATTGAGCTCTTAACAAGTCCTGTCACGATGTTCAACGGAGTCAACTCTTCCGATTTTGCCGGAACCGCCGTTGCCAACGGAGGGGATATCAGTGGGGATGGCATTAAAGATTTAATCATCTGTGCCGATCATGTCACGGCGCCGGCGAATTCTGCCTATCCCTCCGGGAGAACCAACGCGGGGGCCTGCTATATTTTCTTCGGAAGGCTGGCCGGTTGGCCTTCTCCGACAACATTAGATCAGGCAGACCTGACAATTTATGGAGCCAATGCGAATGATTTGATGGGTCATTCCGTTTCAATATCTGGAGATCTGAATGGAGATGGTTTTGCCGATATTGTGATTGGGGCGCCGAGCGCAAGCCCTGTTTTAAAAACGACAACACGAATTCAGGCGGGCCAGGTTTATGTGATTAATGGAAGGGCTAATTTTTATAAAGATTATCCGGCCGGGATTATTGACCTCTATTCCGAGGCCCCGAATGTGACCATCAGCGGGGCCAATCCGTATGATAACATCGGAGATGCGGTAACCACGGCAGGGGATATCAATGGAGATTTCTTCCCCGATCTGGTGATCAGCGCGCCCAAGATTGGCTCAACAGGTGTCAATCAGAGCGGGCAGATTTACATCATTTTCGGCAAAGGGACTCTCCCCGGTTTAATTGATTTAAGCACGACTACCGGAGGAGCTGATGTGATTATTGGCGGGTTTCAGACCAGCGGATTATCGAGCGCGATATCGATCAGCGGAGATGTGAACGGCGATGGAATGAACGATCTGATCGCAGGAGTCCAGGGGTATACTCCGTTCAGCAAAACAGGATCGGCACGGGTTCAGGCCGGGGGAGCGTTTCTCTTTTATGGCCGAAAAATTTGGCCTTCCGCCGCGACCCCGATGAACATCCAGAATGCTGATCTGACCTTTAACGGAATCAATACAGGCGATCAGGCCGGGTCCTCGGTCACTCTTGGAGATCTGAATAAGGATGGGAAAGCGGATATCATCATCGGCGCCAGGATGGCCAGTCCTTACGCCAAAGCCAACTCGGGTTCGACTTATATCGTATTGGGTCAGGCCGCCTACACCAATCCGGTAATCGAACTTAACAGCGCCAACGCGACCATTAACGGCGCAGGGAGCAACGATCAATCCGGAAGAGTATTAAGCAGCAGTGATCTGAACGGCGACGGCTATATCGATCTTTTGATAGGAGCTCCAAGCGCCAGCCCTGGCGGCCGGACCAATGCCGGGTCTGTCTATGTTATCCTTGGGAAGGCGGTATTCCCTTCGGTGATCAACCTGGCGACGACTTTTGATACGGTGATAAATGGCGCCTATTCCGGAGATTTTTCAGGCGTGGCGATTGACGCGAGCGGAGATATCAACGGGGATCTGTTAACCGATATCGTCATTGGCGCCAATAACGCCAGTCCGGCGTTAAAGGCCTATCCTTTTGTGAATAAATTCGCCGGTCAGGCCTATCTGATTTTTGGAAATAATCAATATGATGTGACGCCTCCTTCTGTTCCAGCAGGATTATCGGTGGCATTGACGTCGGACAGCCAGATTGGGTTAACCTGGACCGCCTCAACTGACAATGTCGCGGTGGCGGGATATGAGATATACCGGAATGGAGCAAAAGTCGCTACGGTAGGCGGCGTTATTTTTACGGATAGCGGTTTACAGCCTGATACGAAATATACCTATCAGGTTCTCGCGTTTGATCTGGCTGGAAACAAATCAGCGCTCTCTTCGCCCCTTATGGCATCGACGCTTGCTGATACGGTGCCGCCGACCTCTCCGACGAATCTGACGGCGGTTTCGGTGAGCCCTTCTCAAATTAACTTGTCCTGGTCTCCGGGGAGTGATGACATTGGCGTCGCGGGGTATCAGGTCTGGAGGTCTATCAACGGAACGACCTACATTCAAATTGCCAATGTCTCCGGAACCACATTTTTCAGCACCGGTTTAAGCCCGTCTACGATTAATTACTATTATATCAAGACGTATGACGCCGCGGGGAATGTCTCTTTGCCGTCCAATGTGGCAAGCGCTGTCACTCTGGCAGATACGATCCCTCCGACTACTCCCACCGGGCTCCATGCGGTAACGATATCCGCCAGCGAAATTGACTTATGGTGGTATCCTTCAGCGGATGACGTTGGCGTGGCTGGCTATCAGATATGGAGATCAACAGACAATGTTACTTTTACGCAGATATCAGCCGTAACATCGACCATCTTCGCTGATTTGGGTCTGACGACCGTTCAGAAATATTTTTATTATGTCAAAGCCTATGATATCAGCGGTAATATTTCGACCGCTTCGAATACCGCTTATGCCGTCAATGACATTACTCCTCCTACGGCTCCAGCGACGGTAACCGGGTCGGTGATCAGCCCGGGAGAGATCAATCTTTCCTGGGCCGCGGCGACGGATAATACCGGCTCTATTTTCCAGTATTACATTTATAGTTCAACGAATAATGTGACCTTTACACTGGCGGGGGTCGTAGGGGGTAATATACTGACCTTTTCTCATACGGGCCTTTTGGCGAATACCTCATATTACTATGAAGTGAAAGCGACCGATCTCGCTGAAAATGTTTCACCTGCTTCTCCGACCGCCGGTCCGTATACCACTTTTACGGATATCGCGCCGCCCACTAATCCGGCTGGCCTGACCGGGGTGGATGGTGTCACTTCGGTTAGTTTAACCTGGACCGCATCCACCGATAATTCGGGAACCGTTGCGAGTTATCAGATATGGAGGGCGGTCGGAGCCAGTACCTGCGCCAATCCCCCGGTAGCGCCATTTGCTCAGGCGGGGAGTTCAACGGTAAATAGTTATGTTGACAACGCTCTTTCTCCAGCCACAACTTATAGTTACTGTGTTCTTGCCGTCGATCTTTCAAATAACAGGTCGGGGCCGTCTAACAGCCTGACAACGGCAACGCTGGCGGATACCGTAGCTCCCTCCATCCCGTCCAACCTCAAGGCGACCGCTGTCAGTGAAACACAGGTTAACCTCTCTTGGGCCCCTTCCATAGACAATGTGGCGGTCACAGGCTATCAGATCACCCGGACTCCCGGACCAGTCGTGCTAACCTCATTGACAACCAGTTATTCAGATTCAGGACTCTTTCCCTGGACAGCCTATACCTATACGATCAAAGCGTATGATAGTTCCGGTAATTTTTCTTTGCCTTCAGCTTCGGTATTGGCGACCACTCTGGATATGACCAAACCGGTCTGGCCAACGACCACCGGATTTCTGGCGACAACCGTTTCAGGGGCAAATGGAGCAAGCCAGATCGGCTTAAGCTGGCCTCAGGCTGCAGATAACGCGGTTGTCGCGGGGTATACGATCTGGCAGTCGACCAATAATATCAGTTTTGCCCAGGTCGGTTCTCAACTGGGGGCCGCGAATACCTCTTTCTTAAACACAGGTCTCCAGCCGAATATAACCTATTATTTTTATATTATTGCGTTTGACGGGGCGGGAAACAATTCCCTCCCTTCACCGGCCTTCAGCGCGACAACCACTCCCGATACGGCCACTCCTACGATTCCAACCACCCTGGTCGTCACGTCAATCAGCGACTCAAAACTGGGACTCTCCTGGACCGCTTCAACGGACAATGTCTCTGTGGCCGGATACCAGATTTTTAGAACCACCTTGTCAACCTGTGTGATCGGAACCTCCTGCTGGATCAATATCGGTACGACCCCGGTAAATTCCTGGATCGATAGCTTTAATCTCGTTGCCTCCACCCCTTACTACTATTATCTGGTGGCCTATGATCCCTCGGGAAACCTTTCCGGCCCAAGTGTGATCGCAAGCGGAACGACCCTGGCCGATACGACGCCGCCCACAGTCCCAAGAGGGATTGTGGCGATCGTGGCTTCCAATCAAACCCAGGTCAATCTGATCTGGATTCCATCAATAGACAACTCCGGGACCGTCGCCTCCTATAGTGTGTATCGGAATGGAATACCGGCAGGCACGGCGCTTTCCAATAGTTTTTCTGATATCGGATTACAGGCAAATCAAACCTATATCTATACCCTCTCCGCCAAAGATTCCAGCGGGATTGTCTCCGCATTGTCCGCTCCGGTCACAGCGGTGACGGATGTTTATCCACCGACAATCCCCTGTTCGGACCTGGCCGCGCCCTGTTCCCCGGTGGGGGCCCCTTTTGCTATCGCGGTTACGGTGTCTGAAATAGATGTCAGCTGGGCCGCGTCTAAAGATTTGGATCTTTCCAGCGGAGGCGGGGCGGGGAGCGGGATCGCCGGATACAAAGTCTACCGGAGTGACCTGATTAATCCCATCGGGATCACCACCGCCAGTTCAACTATTTTCGCTGATAAAGGGCTGGTTCCGAAGACCACTTATAATTACCGGGTGAGCGCGTTTGACCGGGCGGGAAATGAGTCGGCTCAATCCGCTGTCATCGTGATCTCCACTCCTCCCGATACCACGCCTCCATCCGTTCCGGCAGGTCTGATTGCGGCATTGGCCGCTCCGTACCAGATCAGTCTGAACTGGGTTCCGTCAAGCGATAACGACCGGGTGGCCGGGTATAAGATTTACCGTAACGGCGCTCTTTATATGTTTACGACCGCGACCAGTTTTGCCGACGCGGGGTTGAGTCCGGGTACGACCTTTACCTATACGATTTCGGCTTATGACCGGTCCGGGAATGAATCCGCGCAATCCAGCTCCGTTTCGGCGACCACCGGGCCTTGA